The following proteins are encoded in a genomic region of Gossypium hirsutum isolate 1008001.06 chromosome D05, Gossypium_hirsutum_v2.1, whole genome shotgun sequence:
- the LOC107905963 gene encoding transcription factor bHLH112, giving the protein MAEEFHAGICGETWWDSSKALFTGCSSPCSTGLAADMGSFGWSADMVDIKARSSCEESKDSLAFPLGAQQGDSDSCGSSILNDSTLQMMGFGLSSSTTSDWNQSLLRSNGRSESYNSVLQEGINSRLSCRKETGMDSSQIQKEWSPRSYTSPGEDSSITTFKPLNQDFSLEQQRLNSLTSSGNSRPTCQFPIGSVSYGYPSTLLQTLFDPDSQPQSQQLSLFNNNRSIDYMSATATYGANNATESSPSWPRPAPFVRPSLPKQQPSNLHFTNNAPLWNASATGVNDVKAGFSPSQLQPEFLLQTFEEKPNCPSLTKKTNTEEVRNSGSPVKKGLSSEPPLLKRPRIETPSPLPTFKVRKEKLGDRITALQQLVSPFGKTDTASVLHEAIEYIKFLHDQVNVLITPYMKQAVPSTQQQSTESLKEPEGPKQDLRSLGLCLVPISSTFPVANETTVDFWTPTFGGTFR; this is encoded by the exons ATGGCAGAAGAATTTCATGCTGGGATTTGTGGAGAGACATGGTGGGATTCCTCGAAAGCACTGTTTACGGGGTGTTCTTCGCCATGTTCCACGGGGCTTGCCGCTGACATGGGAAGCTTCGGATGGAGTGCTGATATGGTGGATATTAAGGCAAGGTCTTCTTGTGAGGAGTCTAAAGATAGCTTAGCTTTCCCGCTGGGGGCTCAGCAAGGTGATTCAGACAGTTGTGGCAGCAGTATTTTGAATGATTCTACCTTACAAATGATGGGTTTCGGCCTTTCATCATCTACAACATCCGATTGGAACCAATCTTTGCT TCGGAGTAATGGGAGAAGTGAAAGTTACAATTCAGTTCTTCAAGAAGGTATTAACTCTAGGCTGAGTTGCCGGAAAGAAACAGGCATGGATTCTTCCCAAATCCAAAAGGAATGGAGTCCAAGGAGCTATACAAGCCCCGGGGAAGATTCTTCCATCACTACTTTCAAGCCTCTCAATCAAGATTTCTCCTTGGAGCAGCAGAGATTGAATTCACTAACCAGCTCCGGTAACAGTAGACCAACCTGCCAGTTTCCGATAGGTTCAGTGTCATATGGGTACCCATCAACGCTGTTACAAACTTTGTTTGATCCTGACTCTCAACCCCAATCCCAACAACTATCACTTTTCAACAACAATCGGTCAATCGACTATATGTCGGCTACAGCTACTTATGGGGCAAATAACGCTACTGAATCATCACCTTCTTGGCCAAGACCAGCTCCTTTCGTAAGGCCATCATTGCCAAAACAGCAGCCCAGCAACTTGCACTTCACCAACAACGCACCCTTGTGGAACGCTTCCGCCACTGGTGTAAACGACGTCAAAGCCGGCTTTTCACCCTCGCAGCTGCAACCTGAGTTTCTTTTACAAACATTTGAAGAGAAACCTAATTGCCCCAGCCTAACGAAGAAG ACTAATACCGAAGAAGTTCGGAACTCGGGGTCACCGGTGAAGAAAGGATTAAGTAGTGAACCTCCATTATTGAAGAGGCCAAGAATTGAAACGCCATCGCCATTACCAACTTTTAag GTTCGAAAAGAGAAGCTTGGGGACCGAATCACTGCGCTCCAGCAATTGGTTTCACCTTTCGGAAAG ACTGATACCGCATCTGTTCTTCATGAAGCTATTGAATACATTAAGTTCCTCCATGATCAAGTTAAT GTTTTGATTACTCCATATATGAAACAAGCAGTACCTTCCACACAACAACag AGTACTGAAAGTTTGAAAGAGCCAGAAGGGCCAAAACAAGATCTAAGGAGCCTTGGGCTTTGTTTGGTGCCAATCTCCAGCACGTTTCCGGTTGCTAATGAGACCACAGTTGATTTTTGGACGCCAACGTTTGGTGGAACTTTCAGGTAG